In Hemicordylus capensis ecotype Gifberg chromosome 3, rHemCap1.1.pri, whole genome shotgun sequence, one DNA window encodes the following:
- the FAM53A gene encoding protein FAM53A isoform X2, with amino-acid sequence MVTLITEKLRNQTLDDPTCETFSINLCSSEKQNKSCILFPFEVSEGPWKSSHGVCQIRTESSENSVCSLPLCPFSSSATSVGLNWRHNSSGQSLVSGWISELSLIENSRQPLAPPTKRHCRSLSEPDELVRCRSPWKPGTSKIWTPVSKRRCNSGGSATLQRCNSHGSTSLKQSTSISLPHNGQSLNNMFRINTSPVPRPSSASSGFVDSSEGSSSSSIRWSSGRSYDFNPRRRLSLSQEHITETGNTLSSANSTPTSTPELSRHQGLLRCRSQPCVLNEKKSRLKRRREEDVRWNRPSLDFLKMTLTLKNSKSLCSLDYDDDEDDDEAQMKTIVSSPCDSNDLSIITPGSSLEKEPLNDVQHHGAHQASFSTRAPKEAAAVYESGEETSDCESTEEGIFPLDCEGLDLEQIENN; translated from the exons TGCTCATCTGAGAAGCAGAACAAAAGTTGTATCCTGTTTCCATTTGAAGTCAGTG AGGGTCCATGGAAATCTTCACATGGGGTTTGTCagatccgaactgaatcaagcgAGAACTCAGTTTGTTCTCTGCCACTGTGTCCATTTAGTTCAAGTGCAACCAGTGTGGGTTTAAACTGGCGACACAATTCTTCAGGCCAGTCTCTGGTTTCAGGATGGATAAGTGAACTCAGTCTTATTGAGAACTCCAGACAGCCACTGGCACCACCTACTAAACGACATTGTAGATCACTTTCTGAGCCAGATGAGTTGGTTCGTTGCCGATCACCATGGAAACCTGGTACCTCGAAGATCTGGACTCCTGTGTCTAAGAGACGATGTAACAGTGGAGGCAGTGCTACTTTGCAGCGATGCAATAGCCATGGGAGCACCAGCTTAAAGCAAAGCACAAGCATCAGCCTGCCCCACAATGGACAGTCTTTAAATAATATGTTCCGAATCAATACTTCACCAGTGCCCAGGCCATCTTCTGCAAGTAGCGGTTTTGTTGATAGCAGTGAAGGAAGCTCAAGTTCAAGTATTCGTTGGAGTTCTGGAAGATCTTACGACTTCAACCCACGACGTCGCCTGTCCTTATCACAGGAACATATCACTGAAACAGGAAATACCTTGTCTTCAGCCAATAGTACTCCCACTTCCACACCAGAGCTCAGTCGGCATCAGGGCTTGCTGAGATGTCGCTCTCAGCCTTGTGTCCTGAATGAGAAGAAAAGCCGACTCAAGCGTAGACGAGAAGAGGATGTTCGGTGGAATCGCCCCTcgttagactttttaaaaatgactctG ACTTTGAAAAATTCAAAAAGTCTCTGTTCacttgattatgatgatgatgaggatgacgATGAAGCACAGATGAAGACCATTGTCTCCTCTCCATGCGACTCAAATGACCTGAGCATCATAACCCCTGGCTCTAGCCTAGAAAAAGAGCCGCTGAATGATGTCCAGCATCATGGTGCACACCAAGCTAGCTTCAGCACAAGAGCTCCCAAAGAAGCAGCTGCTGTGTATGAAAGTGGAGAAGAGACCAGTGACTGTGAAAGCACTGAAGAAGGAATCTTTCCTCTGGATTGTGAGGGCTTAGATCTAGAGCAGATCGAAAATAACTGA
- the FAM53A gene encoding protein FAM53A isoform X1 — MVTLITEKLRNQTLDDPTCETFSINLCSSEKQNKSCILFPFEVSEEGPWKSSHGVCQIRTESSENSVCSLPLCPFSSSATSVGLNWRHNSSGQSLVSGWISELSLIENSRQPLAPPTKRHCRSLSEPDELVRCRSPWKPGTSKIWTPVSKRRCNSGGSATLQRCNSHGSTSLKQSTSISLPHNGQSLNNMFRINTSPVPRPSSASSGFVDSSEGSSSSSIRWSSGRSYDFNPRRRLSLSQEHITETGNTLSSANSTPTSTPELSRHQGLLRCRSQPCVLNEKKSRLKRRREEDVRWNRPSLDFLKMTLTLKNSKSLCSLDYDDDEDDDEAQMKTIVSSPCDSNDLSIITPGSSLEKEPLNDVQHHGAHQASFSTRAPKEAAAVYESGEETSDCESTEEGIFPLDCEGLDLEQIENN, encoded by the exons TGCTCATCTGAGAAGCAGAACAAAAGTTGTATCCTGTTTCCATTTGAAGTCAGTG AAGAGGGTCCATGGAAATCTTCACATGGGGTTTGTCagatccgaactgaatcaagcgAGAACTCAGTTTGTTCTCTGCCACTGTGTCCATTTAGTTCAAGTGCAACCAGTGTGGGTTTAAACTGGCGACACAATTCTTCAGGCCAGTCTCTGGTTTCAGGATGGATAAGTGAACTCAGTCTTATTGAGAACTCCAGACAGCCACTGGCACCACCTACTAAACGACATTGTAGATCACTTTCTGAGCCAGATGAGTTGGTTCGTTGCCGATCACCATGGAAACCTGGTACCTCGAAGATCTGGACTCCTGTGTCTAAGAGACGATGTAACAGTGGAGGCAGTGCTACTTTGCAGCGATGCAATAGCCATGGGAGCACCAGCTTAAAGCAAAGCACAAGCATCAGCCTGCCCCACAATGGACAGTCTTTAAATAATATGTTCCGAATCAATACTTCACCAGTGCCCAGGCCATCTTCTGCAAGTAGCGGTTTTGTTGATAGCAGTGAAGGAAGCTCAAGTTCAAGTATTCGTTGGAGTTCTGGAAGATCTTACGACTTCAACCCACGACGTCGCCTGTCCTTATCACAGGAACATATCACTGAAACAGGAAATACCTTGTCTTCAGCCAATAGTACTCCCACTTCCACACCAGAGCTCAGTCGGCATCAGGGCTTGCTGAGATGTCGCTCTCAGCCTTGTGTCCTGAATGAGAAGAAAAGCCGACTCAAGCGTAGACGAGAAGAGGATGTTCGGTGGAATCGCCCCTcgttagactttttaaaaatgactctG ACTTTGAAAAATTCAAAAAGTCTCTGTTCacttgattatgatgatgatgaggatgacgATGAAGCACAGATGAAGACCATTGTCTCCTCTCCATGCGACTCAAATGACCTGAGCATCATAACCCCTGGCTCTAGCCTAGAAAAAGAGCCGCTGAATGATGTCCAGCATCATGGTGCACACCAAGCTAGCTTCAGCACAAGAGCTCCCAAAGAAGCAGCTGCTGTGTATGAAAGTGGAGAAGAGACCAGTGACTGTGAAAGCACTGAAGAAGGAATCTTTCCTCTGGATTGTGAGGGCTTAGATCTAGAGCAGATCGAAAATAACTGA